The following coding sequences are from one Bufo bufo chromosome 2, aBufBuf1.1, whole genome shotgun sequence window:
- the OGFOD2 gene encoding 2-oxoglutarate and iron-dependent oxygenase domain-containing protein 2 isoform X2 → MTLAEESIRRKAEISLYYKPLHPEVYVLQECFLTEEFLEAFRFCESPNASLEGLLNHLYSIPGKRIYSFPIFVPQFCRDFVEELEHFEKSHLEKGRPNTMNNYGVLLNELSLDESFATPLREKYLRPLASVLYPDWGGGCLDSHKAFVVQYSVDKDLDLSCHYDNSEVTLNVSLGKEFTDGNLYFSDMREVPSNERRYTEVEHTIGHGILHRGQQVHGALPITSGERWNLIIWMRASSIRNKLCPMCNKEPQLVEAVGEGDGFTMIKKEDGGETVDVCTVI, encoded by the exons ATGACATTGGCAGAAGAATCAATTCGAAGAAAGGCAGAAATTTCACTTTATTATAAACCATTACACCCAGAAGTATATGTTCTGCAG GAGTGTTTTTTAACTGaagaatttttggaagcttttcgTTTTTGTGAGTCTCCTAATGCAAGTTTGGAAGGTCTCTTAAACCATCTGTATTCAATCCCAG gtaAAAGGATATATAGTTTCCCTATATTTGTTCCTCAGTTCTGCAGAGACTTTGTGGAAGAACTTGAACACTTTGAGAAATCACACTTGGAAAAGGGACGGCCAAATACAATGAATAACTACGGG GTCCTTCTGAATGAGCTTAGTTTAGATGAGTCCTTTGCTACTCCTCTTCGTGAGAAATATCTGCGTCCCCTTGCCTCTGTTTTATATCCAGACTGGGGTGGGGGCTGCTTGGATAGTCACAAAGCTTTCGTCGTACAGTATTCTGTGGATAAAGACTTGGATTTGAGTTGCCACTATGACAACTCTGAGGTCACTCTGAATGTTTCACTAGGAAAAGAGTTCACTGATGGAAACCTGTATTTTTCTGACATGAGAGAG GTGCCATCCAATGAGAGAAGATATACTGAGGTTGAACATACCATTGGCCATGGAATACTTCACCGAGGTCAGCAAGTTCATGGAGCGCTTCCCATTACTTCTGGGGAAAGATGGAATCTTATAATATGGATGAGAGCATCATCCATACGCAATAAACTGTGTCCCATGTGTAACAAGGAACCCCAACTGGTAGAGGCAGTGGGAGAAGGAGATGGGTTTACAATGATAAAAAAGGAAGACGGAGGAGAAACTGTGGATGTTTGCACTGTAATCTAA